In the genome of Ferrovibrio terrae, the window ATTTTTTCCCGCCGGATTTCAACGACTGGCGTTCCTATCTCTCCGAGCTGATCATCACGCTGCACATCGCCATCTGGGGCACCGTGCTGGCGGTGGTCTGCGCCGTGCCGCTCAGCCTGCTGGCGGCCGCGAATATTGCACCGGCCTGGGTCTACCAGCCGGTGCGCCGCGTGCTCGATGCCATGCGCTCGATCAACGAGATGGTCTTTGCCATGCTGTTCGTCGTCGCGGTCGGCCTCGGGCCTTTCGCCGGCGCGCTGGCGCTCTGGCTGCATACCACGGGCGTACTGGCCAAGCTGTTTTCCGAGGCGGTCGAGGCGATCGATCCGCAGCCGGTCGAAGGCATCCGTGCCACCGGCGCCACTGCGCTGGAAGAAATCGTCTATGGCGTGATCCCGCAGGTGATGCCGCTCTGGGTGTCGTATTCGCTCTACCGCTTCGAATCCAACGTCCGCTCGGCCTCGGTGGTCGGCATGGTTGGCGCCGGCGGCATCGGCGTGGTGCTGTGGGAGGTGATCCGCAGCTTCCGTTTCGATCAGACCTGCGCCGTGATGATCATGATCATTCTGCTGGTCAGCCTGGTCGACCTGATCTCGGCCCGCATCCGCAAGCTGCTGGTCTAGGCGGCAACAAAAACGGCCCGCCGGTCAGGCGAGCCGTTTGTCTTGCATCCTGAAATCAACGATCAGTGGCGCAGCGGTATGCGCAGCTTGGGCGAATTGCGGTTGGCCGCCTGCCAGATCGGTTGCTCGGACACGGCATGCACCTCATCCTTGGCTGCGGCGTCGCCTTTGCGCGCAGTCAGCTTGGCGCGCGCCTTGGCGATGGCTTCCTGGGTCATATACAGCAGCAGGGTATTGGTCAGCATACGTCGCCTCCATAATCTTGGCGAAAACAGTGTTGCATTGGATATTCACGTGCCGCGGCCGGCAATCCTGCGCAGCCCGGTCTGTAGTTGGCTTCAGCCAGCGACCCGCCAGACCCCGTCGGTCATGCGGCAGGCCGTGCCGTAAATCTGCTCATCCTGTCCGCCGACCGTGGCAATCGCCTGGTAGTCGCGGCAGAACTGCCCGTCGCGTTCAAACGTGCGCAGCGGCGTGATGGCAAATGCCGCCCCGCCGTAATCCATCTTGGGTGCGCCATACCAGCGCACCGGCGCCCGATCCGGCGCGAATTCCAGTACGCGCGCCACGCAGGCCTGATCGATCTGGTCCATGCTCGTGCCGACTCTTGCGCCGACGAGGACACTGGAGCCGGGCGTGATGCGGCGGGCGAGCGAGCCGCGGTCACAGGTGCCGCGTTCGATGCCATAGGGGGCCGCGTAGGTGGCGTAGGGCATTGCTGCCAAAGCCGGGGCACTGGCATGCCAGGTGCCGGGAGAAGTCTTTAGCGGATCAGCCATCGTCGCCCCGGATAACACCGAGGCGACGATGGCAGCGGCCAGGCCGAGGGTGGGTCGGCGACC includes:
- the phnE gene encoding phosphonate ABC transporter, permease protein PhnE → MSATAATAIRELPIHPPRPGAKHSLGKLVLYGLLAAILVWSWQGAEVAPLKLIADAGNMATFLSDFFPPDFNDWRSYLSELIITLHIAIWGTVLAVVCAVPLSLLAAANIAPAWVYQPVRRVLDAMRSINEMVFAMLFVVAVGLGPFAGALALWLHTTGVLAKLFSEAVEAIDPQPVEGIRATGATALEEIVYGVIPQVMPLWVSYSLYRFESNVRSASVVGMVGAGGIGVVLWEVIRSFRFDQTCAVMIMIILLVSLVDLISARIRKLLV